The genomic segment ACTGATCGTTGTTTTTCGATGAGTCGTTTTATCACTCGTTTTGCCGATGTAGTGAAGATACCCGATCCGCATTTATCTTTGGTGGATCTGAATGAACTGGCTTTATCGTGCAAACGCTTTATGGAAGGGATGTGCGCCGATCGAAATATCATGATCCGTCTCGAAGGCGAAAAATTGCCGGAAGTGAAGCTTGATGCTTCTCTCTTTGAGCAGGTTTTGGTGAATATCATTAAGAATGCAGCCGAAAGTATTGATCATAACGGAGAGATCACCATCCGTACGCTTTACCCAACGACCATAGAAGTGGTTGATAACGGGAGGGGTATTTCTAAAGAGAGCGAGCCAAAACTATTCAGTCCGTTTTTTTCTACAAAACCTAATGGTCAAGGCATTGGCTTGATCTTTATTCGCGAAATTCTTAGCCGCCATGGCTGTACTTTTTCTTTGCGAACTTATAGTGACGGGCTCACCAGATTTCGCATTATTTTTCCTATTGCATCGGTTTAGTGCTTTTTCTGATTATAAATGCTTTTAGATGTCATTTTGTTCTTTTTGTTAGTAAAAATGTAAACTCTATTAAATATAGATTACAGTTTCTGAAAAATAGATAAAATTGCGCTGTCTGGCTGATTAACACATGGTGATAATCAATAATGTAGGTAAAACTATGGATGCTATTCAGTGAAAAATGATATGAAGAGGTTTCATTTTTTGTGTTTTATGTTATTATTTTATACTTTTTGTCAGCTTATGTCCCCGAATCATAGAAGTAACTTCTTTTTCATAAAATTGATACGAATAAGTGCTATTGACTACTTTGCACTACAATCAGAACTTTTCCCGCTGACATTGATTCTATACTTTTGTCACTATTATATCAACAAATAAATAAAGGATAAGAAAAATGAAACAGGAAATTCAGCCGGCCGATGGTCGGTTAGGAATATTGGTCGTCGGATTAGGCGGTGCGGTTGCCTCAACTTTTGTAGTAGGAACCTTAGCTGTTCGCAAAGGACTTGCAAAACCTATAGGATCCATTACTCAGTTAGCTACAATGCGTTTAGGAAAAAGAAATGAAAACCGTTTTCCTAAAATTAAAGATGTAGTGCCTTTGGCAGATCTCAACGATTTGGTTTTTGGGGGATGGGACATCTTTGAAGACGATGTTTATGCAGCTGCTCAGCATGCTGAAGTGTTGGCACAAAAGGATCTTGATGGTGTGAAGGAAGAATTGCAAGCCATTAAGCCGATGACTGCAGCTTTCGATCAAAATTGGGTAAAACGTCTTCACGGAACACACGTAAAGAGTGCTTCTACCCGTTGGGAACTGGCTGAGCTGGTTCGTAAAGACATACGCGATTTTAAAGCAGCTAATAATTGTAGCCGCGTGGTTGTTATTTGGGCGGCCAGTACTGAAATTTATCTTCCTTTATGTGACGAACATAAATCTCTTGCTTCATTAGAAAAGGCAATGAAAGATAATCTTACTGATAAGGTATCTCCAAGTATGTGTTATGCTTATGCAGCTGTGGCCGAGGGTGCTCCGTTTATAA from the uncultured Bacteroides sp. genome contains:
- a CDS encoding inositol-3-phosphate synthase, with the translated sequence MKQEIQPADGRLGILVVGLGGAVASTFVVGTLAVRKGLAKPIGSITQLATMRLGKRNENRFPKIKDVVPLADLNDLVFGGWDIFEDDVYAAAQHAEVLAQKDLDGVKEELQAIKPMTAAFDQNWVKRLHGTHVKSASTRWELAELVRKDIRDFKAANNCSRVVVIWAASTEIYLPLCDEHKSLASLEKAMKDNLTDKVSPSMCYAYAAVAEGAPFIMGAPNLCVDMPAMWEFSAKKGVPICGKDFKTGQTMMKTVLAPMLKTRMLGLDGWFSTNILGNRDGEVLDDPDSFKTKEVSKLSVIDTILQPELYPELYGNIYHKVRINYYPPRKDNKEGWDNIDIVGWMGYPMQLKVDFLCRDSILAAPLVLDLVLFTDLAQRVGMSGIQSWLSFYFKSPMHDFEHIPEHDLFIQYTKLKNTLRKMIGEETLDYID